The window CGGGCGCCGCTTCCGCCGGCAGGCCGCCGGGTGCCGCATCCTTTCTGCCGGCCACGAAGGTTCCCCGGCCGACATGCGACTGCACGAGCCCGCGCTTCTGCGCCTCCAGGTAGCCGCGCGCGACGGTGGTGACGTCGACGGCGAGGCGCCGGGCGAGCTCTCGATGCGTCGGCAGCCTGTCGCCGGCCGAAAGGTGCCCGCTGCGCAGGTCCATTTCCACGAGGTCGGCGATGGCCATGTAGAGCGGGCTGCTGCTGCGGCTGAGGTCGGGATGCCAGTTCTTCATGTCAAAGGGTTCCAGGCCGCGGGACTATTGACGGTATATTGCCTGTATCCGCTCCTGTCATCCGCCGTTCGCGGACAAAGCGTCGCAAGCGGTCAGGCGTGCGTCCCCGTGCCGGCGCCGGCCATGTCGGAGAGCTTGCCGGCGGTTTGCGTGAGCAACTGGATGGTGGCGGAAATATCGGGCGCCGCGGGCGCGTTGATCAGCGTGATATAGGGCACGGTGAGCGCCGCGACGGCCGTACCATCCGCGCCGAGCACCGGAGCGGACAGGTTGATGACGCCGGCCGTCTGGGCGCTCGGCATCATCTCGTAGCCGCGCGTGCGGATGAGATCGAGGCGGGCCAGGAATTCCGCCGTCACGCGGCCGTCCGGGCCGCTGTCGCCGACATGTTCCGCGATCATGCGCTCGCGCTCGGCCGGGGCGCGGAAGGCGAGGAGCACATGGCCCGAGCCGGTGTCGAAGAGGCCGATGCGCGAGCCGACGCGGATGGAGATGCCCCAGTAGCCCGGCGCCTCCTGCTGGGCGATGACGACGGGATTGCCGCGGTCGAAGACGACGAGCTGGCCGGCTTGCCGCGACGCCTCGGCAAGCGTGCGCATCAGCGGCACCGCGAAGGAGACGAGGCGGCGGACCGGCGCGTGGAGCTGGGCGAGGCCGAAGAGCTTCAGCGTCAGCGAGAAGCGGTCGCCGTCGATGCGCGTGACGTAGCCGCGCTTCACCAGCCGGTCGAGCATGCGGTAGAACTCGTTGGGACTGCGCTCCAGCCGCCGGGCGATCTCCGCCTGCGTCAGGCCGCCGTCCACCCCGGCCAGCAGTTCGAGGATGTCGAGGCCCTTGTCGAGCGCCGGAGCCCTGTAGCGGTCGTTGTCCTCGTCGGTCACCCGATCTTCCTCTGGTGAATGGATGAATTCATATACGTCAGGACACCGCGAGACAATTCCGCAAACGCCGCTTTCGGCTTGACGGTGATGAATAAATGGTTTGTCTATGAATAATGTAGCGATCACGTCCGGTCCAGCGGAACGACATGGCGATCGGATCGGCGCGTATTCCAAGGAGATCCCATGTCCCTTTCCCTTCAGAACAAGCGCGTCCTCCTCACCGCCGCCGGCCAGGGCATCGGCCGGGCAAGCGCCATCGCCTTTGCCCGCGCCGGCGCCTCTGTCGTCGCGACCGACGTCAATGAAGAGGCGCTGAAGGGCCTTGCCGGCGAGAAGGGCATCGAGACCCATGGGCTCGACGTCCTCAGCGACGAGGCGGTGGCGCGCGTCGTGGCCGCGACCGGTCCCTTCGACGTGCTGTTCAACTGCGCCGGCTTCGTCCATGCCGGCACGATTCTCGACATGACGGACGGCGACCTCGACTTCGCCTTCGACCTCAACCTGCGCGCCATGGTCCGCACCATCCGCGCGGTCCTGCCGGCGATGCTGGAGCGCGGGAGCGGGGCCATCGTCAACATGGCCTCCGTCGCCTCCAGCATGAAGGGCGTGCCGAACCGCGCCGCCTACACCATCACCAAGGCCGCCGTCGTCGGCCTCACGAAGTCGGTCGCTGCGGATTATGTGGCGCAGGGCATCCGCTGCAACTGCATCTGCCCCGGCACGGTGGAAAGCCCCTCGCTGCAGGATCGCCTGCGGGCGCAGGGCGACTACGAGACGGCGCGCGCCGCCTTCATCGCCCGCCAGCCCATCGGCCGCATCGGCACGCCGGAGGAGATCGCGGACCTTGCCGTCTATCTCGCCGGCGCCACCTACACGACCGGCCAGGCCTATGCCATCGACGGCGGCTGGACCATCTGACACACCAAGGGCCGTTGCGGGGACGCCTCCATGACAAAGATCACCAGCCTGCGTTCGATCGACCTGCGCTTTCCCACCTCGCAAAGCCTCGACGGCTCGGATGCGATGAACCCCGATCCGGACTATTCGGCCGCCTATGTCGTGCTCGGCACGGACGCGCCGGGGCTGGAAGGCCACGGCCTCACCTTCACCATCGGCCGCGGCAACGAGATCTGCTGCGCGGCCATCGATGCCCTGGCGCATCTGGTGGTCGGCCTCGACCTCGACTGGGTGCGCGAGGATCCCGGCCGCTTCTGGCGGCATGTGACGGGCGACAGCCAGCTCCGCTGGATCGGCCCGGACAAGGGCGCCATGCATCTTGCGACCGGCGCCGTGGTCAATGCCGTCTGGGACCTTCTGGCCAAGGAAGCGGACAAGCCCGTCTGGCGCCTCGTCGCCGAGATGAGCCCGGAGGAGATTCTTTCCATCGTCGACTTCCGCTACCTGACGGATGCGCTGAAGCCTGAGGAGGCGCTGGCGATCCTGAAGAAGGCGGAGGCCGGCAAGGCCGCGCGCATCGCAACGCTCGAAAAGGAAGGCTATGCCTGCTACACGACCTCGGCCGGCTGGCTCGGCTACGACGACGACAAGCTGCGCCGGCTCTGCCGCGAGGCCGTCGCGCAGGGCTTCACCCATATCAAGATGAAGGTCGGCCGCGACCTGGAGGACGACAGGCGCCGCCTGCGCATCGCCCGCGAGGAGATCGGCGACGAGCGCTACCTGATGATCGACGCCAACCAGGTCTGGGAAGTCGGGCAGGCGATCGACTGGGTGAGGGCGCTCACGCCCTACCGGCCCTTCTTCATCGAGGAGCCGACGAGCCCGGACGATATTGCCGGCCACAGGGCGGTCCGCGAGGCGGTGCGCCCCGTCAAGGTGGCGACCGGCGAGATGTGCCAGAACCGCATCGTCTTCAAGCAGATGATCGCCGGCGGCGCGATCGACATCGTGCAGATCGACAGTTGCCGCATGGGCGGCCTCAACGAGGTGCTGGCGGTGCTGCTGATGGCGGCGAAATACGGCCTGCCCGTCTGGCCGCATGCCGGCGGCGTCGGGCTCTGCGAATATGTCCAGCACCTCTCGATGATCGACTACATCGCCGTCTCGGGCACGAAGGAGGGCCGGGTGATCGAATATGTCGACCATCTGCACGAGCACTTCATCGACCCCTGCCGCATCGAGAACGCCGCCTACATGCCGCCGACGCGGCCGGGCTTCTCCATCGAGATGAAGCCGCAGTCGATCGCCGCCCACACATTCGGGAAGGGCTGACCTTCCATGCGGCGCCGCGACGATCCTCCCTTCAACCGCTCCGGCCGGCGGAGGCCATGGTGAAGACGCCCGTCATCCAGTTCGGCACCAGCCGGTTCCTGCAGGCCCATGCGGACCTCTTCCTGTCCGAGGCAAGCCCGGCGCGGGGTATCACCGTCGTCCAGACCTCGGGCGATGCGGCGCGCGGGCGAAGGCTTGCCGCGCTCGCCGCGCCCGGGGGTTATCCTGTCCGCATCCGCGGGCTTTGGGAGGGGCGCGCCGTCGACGAGACGCGGACCGTCACCTCCGTCAAGCGCGGCCTTTCGGCGGCGAGCGACTGGGCGCAGGTCGTGCGGGTCTTCGTCGAGGAAGCCGAATTCGTCCTCTCCAACACGGGCGATGCCGGCTACCAGCCCCGGCCCGACGACGCCGCGCAAGACTATGATCCGGCGATGAGCTTTCCCGCCAAGCTCTTCCACCTTCTCGCCGCCCGCCATGCCGCCGGCGGCGCGCCGCTCGTCGTGATGCCGATGGAGCTGGTGGTCGACAATGGCAGGGTGCTGAAGGAGGCCGTGCTCTCGGTCGCGGCGCGGCGCGGCAGCGACCCGGCGCTCGTCTCCTATATCGAGGACGGCGTCACCTGGGCCTGCAGCCTCGTCGACCGCATCGTCTCGGCGCCGCTGGAGCCGGCCGGCGCGGTCGCCGAGCCCTATGCGCTCTGGGCCATCCAGACGGCGCCGGGCGTCGTTGCGCCCGCCGTCCATCCGGCCATCGAGATGGTCGACGACCTCACGGCAATCGAGCGGCTGAAGCTGCATATCCTCAATCTCGGCCACACCGTGTTGGTTGACATCTGGCAACGCCGGGGCGGGCAGGGCGATCCGGTCGTGCGCGCCTTCATCGCCCTTCCCGAGGTGGAGGAGGCGCTTGCCGCGATCTACCGCGAGGAGGTGCTGCCGGTCTTCGCGCGGCTCGGGCAGGCGGATGCGGCGGAGCGCTACATGGCCGTCACGCTCGAACGCTTCGCCAATCCCTACCTCGATCATCGGCTGGCCGACATCGCGCAGAACCATGCGCAGAAGATCGAGCGCCGCATCGGCGCCTTCCTCGATCTTGCCGGCGCGACGGACGGCGCCTTGCGCCAGCCGCGCCTTGCCGCCATCGCTGGGCGCGGCGCCTGAGGGCGGCGTCAGTAGGTGGTGCGCCCGCCCGACAGGTCGAAGGTCGCGGCGGTGGTGAAGCTGTTCTCCTTGGAGAGCAGCCAGGCGACCATGGCGGCGGCCTCGTCGACCTCGAGGAACCGGCCGCGCGGGATGCGCGAGCGCATGTATTCGATGAATTCCGGCGTGAGCTGTTCGAGGATGCGCGTCTGGGCGGTGGCCGGCGTGATGCAGTTGACGGCGATGTCGTAGCCGGCGAGTTCCTTGCCGAGCGACTTCGTCAGCCCCATGACGGCGGCCTTGGAGGCCGAATAGGCGGCGGCGTTGGGATTGCCCTCCTTGCCGGCGACGGAGGCGATGTTGACGATGCGGCCGTAGTTGCGCTCCTTCATGCCGGGCACGAGGGCGCGGTTGACGTAGAAGGTGCCGTTGACGTTGATGTCGATGATCTTCTTCCACATCGCCACGTCATAGGTGTCGAGCGGTGCGGCCGCGCCGGCGATGCCGGCGGAATTGACGAGCAGGGAGGCGGGCGCGGCGATCTCCTCGGTCCTGCGGCGGGCCGCGTCGACCCGGTCCCAGTCGGATATGTCGACGGCGACGGTGGTCGCCGCGTCGCCAAGGGCGGCGCGGGCGGAGGCAAGCAGGTCCTCGTCGATGTCCCAGAGGGTGACGGTGGCGCCGGAGGCGACGATGCGCCTCGCCATGGCGAAGCCGAGCCCCTGCGCGCCGCCCGTCACCACCGCGTGCTGGCCTGATAGATCGATCTGGTTCATGGCTTCCTCCGTCTTCCGCTTCTCTCCTCCGGCGCCGAAGCGCCGCCTTGATCTCAGCTATTATATTAGTGTAACAATGACGGCAAGAGCGGCCGGCGATTTTCGCGCGGCCCGGCGAGGAGGGTTTCATGCGGGTCGGCGATACGAGGACGGTGGGGCGCACGGGGCTGACGGTGACGGCGCTCGGCATGGGCACGGCCGCCATGGGCGGGCTCTATGCGCCCGTTTCGGCGGAGGCCTCGCTTTCGGCGCTGGAGGCGGCCTGGCAGGCGGGCATCCGCCATTTCGACAGCGCGCCGATGTACGGCCTTGGCCGCGCCGAGCACCTGCTCGGCCATTTCCTGCGCGAGAAGGCGGGGGAGGACGCGCCCTTCACGGTCAGCACGAAGGTCGGCCGGCTGATGGCGCGCGAGCGTCCGGGCCGCGACCTGCCGCCCGCGCCGCCGAAGAACGCGCTCGATTCCGGCTGGCACAACGGCCTGCCGTTCCGTGAGGTCTTCGACTATTCCTACGACGCGATCATGCGCAGCTTCGACGACAGCGGCCAGCGCACCGGCCTGGAACGGCTCGATCTCCTCTTCGTGCACGATATCGGCCGTGTCACGCACGGCGCGGCGCAGGCGGCGCACTGGACGGCGCTGACGAAGGGCGGCGGCTTCCGCGCGCTGGAGGAATTGCGCGGCGCCGGGCTCATCGCCGGCTTCGGCCTCGGCGTCAACGAGGCCGACATCGTGCTCGACGCGATGAACGAAGCCGCGCTGGACTGCACGCTGCTGGCCGGCCGCCATACGCTTCTGGAACAGAACGCCCTCGCCCTCCTGGAAAAGGCCCGGCATGCCGGCATGGGCATCATGATCGGCGGCGTGTTCAATTCCGGCATCCTTGCCGCCGGTCCCGGCGGCCACCGCAAGTTCAATTATCAGGACGTGCCCGAGGACGTGGCAAGGCGGGTCGACGCGCTCGCGGCGGCCTGTGCGCGCTTCGGCGTGCCGCTCGCGGCGGCGGCGATCCAGTATCCGCTGCGCCATCCCGCCGTCGCCACCGTGCTGATCGGCCCGCGCGACGCCGGGCAGGTCCGGCAGAATGCCGGCTGGTTCGAAGAGGACATTCCGGCCGAGCTCTGGGAAACGCTGGAGCGCCAGGGCATCGCCGCCTGAACGGCGGCGGCCCCCGCCCGCATTACATCGTCGCGCCGATTTTCCAGGGCACGAATTCGAGATCGCGATAGCCAGACTGTTCGGATTTCGTGCCCTCGTCCGACGGGGACTTCTGCCGTGACCTGTGCGCGCTTCGGCGTGGTGCTTGCTGCGGCGCGATCCAGTATCTGCTGCGCCATGCCGTCACCACTGTGCTGATCGGCCGGGCGACGCCGGGTAGGTCCGGCAGACTGCCGGCTGGTTCGAAGAGGACATTCCCGCCGAGTTCTGGAAACGCTGGAGCGCGAGAGCCTCGCCGCCTGAACGGCGGCGGCCCCCCGCCCGCATTGCATCGTCGCGCCGATGTTCCAAGGCACGAATTCGAGGTCGCCGTAGCCGAGCTGCTCGGATTTCGTGCGCTCGCCCGACGCGATCTTCAGCAATGGCCTGTGTGCGCTTCCGCGTGCCGCTTGCGGCTGCCGCGATCCAGTATCCGCTGCGCCATCCCGCCGTCACCACCGTGTTGATCGGCCGCGCGACGCCGGGCAGGTCCGGCGGACTGTCGGCTGGTTCGAAGAAGTCATTCCGTCCGAGCTCTGGGAAACGCTGGA is drawn from Shinella sp. PSBB067 and contains these coding sequences:
- a CDS encoding IclR family transcriptional regulator — encoded protein: MTDEDNDRYRAPALDKGLDILELLAGVDGGLTQAEIARRLERSPNEFYRMLDRLVKRGYVTRIDGDRFSLTLKLFGLAQLHAPVRRLVSFAVPLMRTLAEASRQAGQLVVFDRGNPVVIAQQEAPGYWGISIRVGSRIGLFDTGSGHVLLAFRAPAERERMIAEHVGDSGPDGRVTAEFLARLDLIRTRGYEMMPSAQTAGVINLSAPVLGADGTAVAALTVPYITLINAPAAPDISATIQLLTQTAGKLSDMAGAGTGTHA
- a CDS encoding SDR family oxidoreductase gives rise to the protein MSLSLQNKRVLLTAAGQGIGRASAIAFARAGASVVATDVNEEALKGLAGEKGIETHGLDVLSDEAVARVVAATGPFDVLFNCAGFVHAGTILDMTDGDLDFAFDLNLRAMVRTIRAVLPAMLERGSGAIVNMASVASSMKGVPNRAAYTITKAAVVGLTKSVAADYVAQGIRCNCICPGTVESPSLQDRLRAQGDYETARAAFIARQPIGRIGTPEEIADLAVYLAGATYTTGQAYAIDGGWTI
- a CDS encoding L-fuconate dehydratase produces the protein MTKITSLRSIDLRFPTSQSLDGSDAMNPDPDYSAAYVVLGTDAPGLEGHGLTFTIGRGNEICCAAIDALAHLVVGLDLDWVREDPGRFWRHVTGDSQLRWIGPDKGAMHLATGAVVNAVWDLLAKEADKPVWRLVAEMSPEEILSIVDFRYLTDALKPEEALAILKKAEAGKAARIATLEKEGYACYTTSAGWLGYDDDKLRRLCREAVAQGFTHIKMKVGRDLEDDRRRLRIAREEIGDERYLMIDANQVWEVGQAIDWVRALTPYRPFFIEEPTSPDDIAGHRAVREAVRPVKVATGEMCQNRIVFKQMIAGGAIDIVQIDSCRMGGLNEVLAVLLMAAKYGLPVWPHAGGVGLCEYVQHLSMIDYIAVSGTKEGRVIEYVDHLHEHFIDPCRIENAAYMPPTRPGFSIEMKPQSIAAHTFGKG
- a CDS encoding mannitol dehydrogenase family protein, with protein sequence MVKTPVIQFGTSRFLQAHADLFLSEASPARGITVVQTSGDAARGRRLAALAAPGGYPVRIRGLWEGRAVDETRTVTSVKRGLSAASDWAQVVRVFVEEAEFVLSNTGDAGYQPRPDDAAQDYDPAMSFPAKLFHLLAARHAAGGAPLVVMPMELVVDNGRVLKEAVLSVAARRGSDPALVSYIEDGVTWACSLVDRIVSAPLEPAGAVAEPYALWAIQTAPGVVAPAVHPAIEMVDDLTAIERLKLHILNLGHTVLVDIWQRRGGQGDPVVRAFIALPEVEEALAAIYREEVLPVFARLGQADAAERYMAVTLERFANPYLDHRLADIAQNHAQKIERRIGAFLDLAGATDGALRQPRLAAIAGRGA
- a CDS encoding SDR family NAD(P)-dependent oxidoreductase — encoded protein: MNQIDLSGQHAVVTGGAQGLGFAMARRIVASGATVTLWDIDEDLLASARAALGDAATTVAVDISDWDRVDAARRRTEEIAAPASLLVNSAGIAGAAAPLDTYDVAMWKKIIDINVNGTFYVNRALVPGMKERNYGRIVNIASVAGKEGNPNAAAYSASKAAVMGLTKSLGKELAGYDIAVNCITPATAQTRILEQLTPEFIEYMRSRIPRGRFLEVDEAAAMVAWLLSKENSFTTAATFDLSGGRTTY
- a CDS encoding aldo/keto reductase, whose amino-acid sequence is MRVGDTRTVGRTGLTVTALGMGTAAMGGLYAPVSAEASLSALEAAWQAGIRHFDSAPMYGLGRAEHLLGHFLREKAGEDAPFTVSTKVGRLMARERPGRDLPPAPPKNALDSGWHNGLPFREVFDYSYDAIMRSFDDSGQRTGLERLDLLFVHDIGRVTHGAAQAAHWTALTKGGGFRALEELRGAGLIAGFGLGVNEADIVLDAMNEAALDCTLLAGRHTLLEQNALALLEKARHAGMGIMIGGVFNSGILAAGPGGHRKFNYQDVPEDVARRVDALAAACARFGVPLAAAAIQYPLRHPAVATVLIGPRDAGQVRQNAGWFEEDIPAELWETLERQGIAA